The proteins below are encoded in one region of Hordeum vulgare subsp. vulgare chromosome 3H, MorexV3_pseudomolecules_assembly, whole genome shotgun sequence:
- the LOC123442438 gene encoding uncharacterized protein LOC123442438: MRNGSSSSSSCCSSSSSPVGLYLQQVLGSKAPAHGQRLGSSSSSSYCPRPMAELLQVTWLPAAAGGDGGGLLHALASLNFLLLLAYLLLFLLAKLFARLHRARERRGHDNRAESNSGREEGVAAADVHLAGGERQQAADTLFWFDEAVFEDTALLGLDDHGKNHHLLYTGAAGGTAAQLCLEVAETRCAFHTAPPESADRIPFSPPEEVEDHRVESDATAATEVQGQEEGTVDVAASVADDGVPVAADDGYPQNIPVAASASLPKTVSVHGNLLEKQRSRGGGDNDRGRRDGDHREDGHGVEEEPGEEEKAGGFPDMKRLVNSHALADTKKLVLDGGARLRPRREEEDGDSCRFGASTLTSESTSKSSVEWQSSTVTTGKDAYSDLFSSSSRRSSARWESYTLFRKYDEDMVYFHRVGAQKLTETESFRSIKCQPRSMSQRITHKLSMAAPRPKPASAEAPAIGLRDPYPELERVYVAQICLTWEALNWNYTTFRRHNGGGVGGTMMLEARCCPARVAQEFQQFQVLLYRFIENEPFEHGRRPEVYARMKNSSPKLLLVPEFREEEDEKDDLISAVQFLHILEESIRTFMTFLRADKRSHYQMFREMVRRRTSAADQSIAITLKRTNKAKKSRLKDLSRPRRCLKRIKVREEEEVAVLLGLIDLKVVARVLRMPEITDQQLHWCEEKMGRLRVDPQQGTMERDPSPLFFPAH; encoded by the exons ATGCGTaatgggagcagcagcagcagctcgtgttgctcttcttcttcttctccggtgggGTTGTACCTGCAGCAAGTGCTTGGCTCGAAGGCTCCTGCTCATGGCCAGCGGCTTGGTagcagctcctcctcctcctactgccCTCGTCCCATGGCGGAGCTGCTACAGGTGACGTGGTTGcccgcggcggccggcggcgacggcggcggtctCCTCCACGCCCTGGCCTCCCTcaactttctcctcctcctcgcctacctcctcctcttcctcctcgccaaGCTCTTCGCCCGCCTCCACCGCGCAAG GGAGCGTCGTGGCCATGACAACCGTGCGGAGAGTAACTCCGGGAGGGAGGAGGGCGTGGCCGCCGCCGACGTCCACCTCGCCGGAGGGGAGCGGCAGCAGGCGGCGGACACGCTCTTCTGGTTCGACGAGGCCGTGTTCGAGGACACCGCCCTGCTTGGCCTTGACGATCACGGAAAGAATCATCACCTTTTGTACACTGGTGCTGCTGGTGGGACGGCTGCGCAACTTTGCTTGGAGGTGGCGGAGACCCGCTGCGCCTTCCACACGGCCCCGCCGGAATCCGCCGACCGCATCCCGTTCTCGCCGCCTGAGGAGGTGGAGGACCACCGCGTAGAAAGTGATGCCACCGCCGCCACCGAGGTCCAGGGGCAAGAAGAGGGCACGGTCGACGTGGCCGCCTCCGTAGCCGACGACGGCGTCCCCGTGGCGGCTGACGACGGGTATCCACAGAATATTCCGGTCGCCGCGTCGGCGTCACTGCCGAAGACTGTTTCCGTTCATGGCAATCTCCTAG AGAAGCAACgaagcagaggaggaggagataatGACCGTGGTCGCCGCGACGGTGATCATCGTGAAGACGGGCATGGCGTAGAAGAAGAGccaggggaggaggagaaggccggcGGGTTTCCAGACATGAAGCGGCTGGTGAACAGCCACGCGCTGGCCGACACGAAGAAGCTGGTGCTGGACGGCGGCGCCCGGTTGCGGccgcggcgggaggaggaggacggggacaGCTGCCGGTTCGGCGCGTCGACGCTGACGAGCGAGTCGACGTCCAAGAGCTCGGTGGAGTGGCAGAGCTCCACGGTGACGACCGGCAAGGACGCCTACTCGGACCTCTTCTCGTCGTCGTCGCGCCGGAGCTCGGCCAGGTGGGAGTCCTACACGCTCTTCCGCAAGTACGACGAGGACATGGTCTACTTCCACCGCGTCGGCGCCCAGAAGCTCACCGAGACAG AGTCGTTCAGGTCGATCAAGTGCCAGCCGCGGTCGATGTCGCAGCGGATCACGCACAAGCTGTCCATGGCGGCGCCGAGGCCGAAGCCCGCGTCGGCGGAGGCGCCGGCGATCGGGCTGCGCGACCCTTACCCGGAGCTGGAGCGGGTGTACGTGGCCCAGATCTGCCTCACCTGGGAGGCCCTCAACTGGAACTACACCACCTTCCGGCGCCACAACGGCGGCGGCGTCGGCGGCACGATGATGCTGGAGGCGCGGTGCTGCCCGGCGCGGGTGGCGCAGGAGTTCCAGCAGTTCCAGGTGCTGCTCTACCGGTTCATCGAGAACGAGCCCTTCGAGCACGGCCGCCGGCCCGAGGTGTACGCCCGGATGAAGAACTCCTCCCCGAAGCTGCTCCTCGTCCCAGAGTTCAGAG aggaggaggatgagaaggacgaCCTGATATCGGCGGTGCAGTTCCTGCACATCCTGGAGGAGTCGATCAGGACGTTCATGACGTTCCTCCGCGCCGACAAGCGGAGCCACTACCAGATGTTCAGGGAGATGGTCCGGCGGAGGACGAGCGCCGCCGACCAGTCGATCGCCATCACCCTTAAGAGAACCAACAAGGCC AAGAAGAGCCGGCTCAAGGACCTGAGCCGGCCGCGGCGGTGCCTGAagcggatcaaggtgcgggaggaggaggaggtggcggtgctgCTGGGGCTCATCGACCTCAAGGTGGTGGCCCGGGTGCTGCGCATGCCGGAGATCACGGACCAGCAGCTGCACTGGTGCGAGGAGAAGATGGGCAGGCTCAGGGTCGACCCGCAGCAGGGCACCATGGAGCGAGACCCCTCACCCCTCTTCTTCCCCGCGCACTGA